A genomic window from Akkermansiaceae bacterium includes:
- a CDS encoding DUF4340 domain-containing protein: protein MKSRTVLILWFLAIALGIVASIVKFGNSDDQATRTKLAPGDKLIEALPIREVTKVTLTQGELTTTLVRTSDDSWAVAERDNYPINYELLRNLLGALEEIEVTQGYPSGSEHYGRFGLATKAEDESEVALQVTITGKDKSPVAEVYFGKYSGTSRSGGRFVRIGSDDSGVYAVGETFPGVTASPKDWINKDFLKIDQIKSIALNAPDDPAFKPWKLVRHPKTDGSENPSGQFELADMTDQEVMQLTSTNPLRNLFSYSAFQDVLNEKEAGETANPDVKLKRQAVITTYDGFTYTLVFWPQKEKPRDPDADDRLPAVQPSYLLTIDVTAEIAEKRTPEADESKEKPEVIKSRDSEFEKKKKALQEKLADAKAFDGRIYQVSQSTVSPLQKNRADFVKAKDKPTATTPPVRVPATPRQPLQPLPPRP from the coding sequence ATGAAGTCCCGCACCGTTCTCATTCTCTGGTTCCTCGCCATTGCCCTAGGTATCGTAGCATCCATCGTAAAATTCGGTAATAGTGACGACCAGGCGACACGTACCAAACTCGCACCTGGTGACAAACTGATCGAAGCCCTTCCGATCCGCGAGGTCACCAAGGTCACTCTCACCCAAGGCGAGCTTACCACCACTCTTGTCCGTACAAGCGATGACTCGTGGGCTGTGGCCGAGAGGGACAACTACCCGATCAATTATGAACTGCTGCGCAACCTGTTAGGAGCACTTGAGGAGATCGAGGTCACTCAGGGGTACCCTTCCGGTAGCGAGCACTACGGCCGCTTTGGTCTCGCCACCAAGGCTGAAGACGAGTCGGAGGTGGCTCTCCAGGTGACTATCACGGGTAAGGACAAGTCGCCGGTCGCTGAAGTTTATTTTGGAAAATATTCAGGGACAAGCCGGAGTGGCGGCAGGTTTGTCCGCATCGGTAGCGACGACAGCGGTGTCTATGCCGTCGGCGAAACCTTCCCTGGCGTCACCGCCTCCCCGAAGGACTGGATCAATAAGGATTTTCTCAAGATCGACCAGATTAAAAGCATCGCCCTAAACGCTCCGGACGATCCGGCATTCAAGCCGTGGAAGCTCGTCCGCCATCCCAAGACGGACGGCAGTGAAAACCCGAGCGGGCAGTTCGAGCTTGCTGATATGACCGACCAGGAAGTCATGCAGCTAACCTCGACCAATCCCCTGCGGAACCTCTTCAGCTACTCGGCCTTCCAGGATGTCCTCAACGAGAAGGAGGCTGGCGAGACGGCCAATCCGGATGTCAAACTCAAACGCCAGGCTGTGATCACCACTTATGATGGGTTTACCTACACCCTGGTATTCTGGCCCCAGAAAGAGAAACCCCGGGACCCGGATGCCGATGACCGACTCCCCGCCGTGCAACCGAGCTATCTGCTCACCATCGACGTAACCGCTGAAATTGCCGAAAAGAGGACGCCTGAAGCGGATGAATCCAAGGAGAAGCCGGAGGTCATCAAATCGCGCGACTCTGAATTTGAGAAAAAGAAAAAGGCACTGCAGGAAAAACTGGCCGACGCAAAAGCCTTTGATGGTCGGATCTATCAGGTCAGCCAAAGCACCGTCTCCCCCCTGCAGAAAAACCGTGCCGACTTCGTCAAAGCCAAAGACAAACCGACGGCCACCACACCTCCGGTCAGGGTCCCTGCCACTCCCAGGCAGCCGCTCCAGCCACTTCCTCCACGGCCGTAA
- a CDS encoding Gldg family protein: MAKAKITYPTFRAILGIVAVILIVIFSNWLVSSTSVGNRNIDLTEDKRHTLTEGTKAILSELDSPVIIRYYATRKSEAMPRRIKTYMRKVDDLLKRYANLSGGKVRIEHLDPQPDTDAEDSANLDGISGQRVNDENLYFGLCISCLDQQATIPFLDPSDETMLEYHLSSSIANVSAFEKTKVGLMTTLPLQGAPAQMPGQQPQQPWIIYQLLQQRYDLQDLGMSPAALDPKDIPVLLLIHPAGIDTRTEFLIDQYLLKGGIVIACLDSFALTAPQGDPRMQGMGGVQPSSNLTSLLGTWGIGMDSTSVVADGKYATDFGNNQRMYAHLSLSTDALASEDEIITRGFENLYFPLAGGFTINSGGGVSIETLVKSSKEVVLIPGRSATRPDPGLFARSAPTGKHYGLVMRLKGKFNSAFPEGDPSKAKEDPAEKDPKTKDQQSGEETAKSLTKAEAEGIVYLISDADFLYDRACFRQSAQGYVAVNNNAALLQNILDQCTGSKHLIGSRSRAATMRPFTAVKEMETDFEQEMREDIEKARKSMEDIVTQLQQLQSQKSQGKALVLTPEQEEKIRELQAQQVKLRRELRDKQKGLQAKKDQLYSKIRWMTVGITPAFVALSGLFVWLVRRRTTRVA, encoded by the coding sequence GGGCCATTCTCGGTATCGTTGCCGTCATCCTCATCGTCATTTTCTCCAACTGGCTAGTGAGTTCCACATCCGTGGGAAACCGGAATATCGACCTCACCGAGGACAAACGTCACACGCTCACCGAGGGCACCAAAGCCATACTCAGCGAGCTCGATAGCCCGGTGATCATCCGCTACTACGCAACCAGGAAAAGCGAGGCCATGCCGCGCCGCATCAAAACCTACATGCGCAAGGTGGATGACCTGTTGAAGCGATACGCCAATCTGTCAGGCGGTAAAGTTAGAATCGAACACCTTGACCCCCAACCCGATACGGACGCTGAGGATTCGGCCAATCTCGACGGTATCAGTGGTCAGCGTGTGAATGATGAAAACCTCTATTTCGGACTCTGCATCTCCTGTCTCGACCAACAAGCAACCATCCCCTTCCTCGACCCGTCGGACGAGACGATGTTAGAGTATCACCTGTCCAGCTCCATCGCCAACGTGAGTGCCTTTGAAAAAACCAAGGTCGGACTCATGACCACCCTGCCGCTGCAAGGTGCTCCCGCGCAAATGCCGGGCCAGCAACCACAACAACCGTGGATTATCTACCAGTTGCTACAACAGCGCTACGACCTCCAGGACCTCGGAATGTCACCTGCCGCACTCGACCCCAAGGACATTCCCGTGCTTCTGCTTATCCACCCGGCCGGGATTGACACCAGGACCGAGTTTTTGATCGATCAGTATCTGCTCAAGGGCGGTATCGTCATTGCCTGTCTTGATTCGTTTGCCCTGACCGCGCCTCAAGGCGATCCACGGATGCAGGGGATGGGTGGCGTCCAGCCGTCGTCCAACCTGACGTCCTTATTGGGCACATGGGGTATCGGAATGGACAGCACTTCCGTGGTGGCCGACGGTAAATACGCCACTGATTTCGGTAACAACCAGCGCATGTATGCCCACCTCTCATTGAGTACGGATGCGCTTGCCTCGGAGGATGAAATCATTACCCGTGGCTTTGAAAACCTCTACTTTCCTCTTGCCGGTGGATTCACCATCAATAGCGGTGGCGGTGTATCCATTGAAACACTGGTCAAGTCCTCGAAGGAGGTTGTGCTGATCCCCGGTCGTTCAGCGACCCGACCCGACCCCGGGCTCTTCGCCCGCAGTGCCCCCACAGGCAAACACTACGGCCTCGTCATGCGCCTCAAAGGCAAATTCAATTCAGCATTTCCCGAGGGAGATCCCTCCAAGGCAAAGGAAGACCCTGCGGAGAAAGATCCCAAAACCAAAGACCAGCAATCCGGGGAGGAAACCGCCAAGTCCCTCACCAAGGCCGAGGCCGAGGGCATTGTCTACCTGATTTCCGATGCCGATTTCCTATACGACCGCGCCTGCTTCCGCCAGTCGGCCCAGGGGTATGTCGCCGTCAATAACAATGCCGCCCTGCTGCAGAACATACTCGATCAGTGCACTGGTTCGAAACACCTCATCGGCTCGCGAAGCCGTGCCGCTACCATGCGGCCGTTCACCGCCGTGAAGGAAATGGAAACCGACTTCGAACAGGAGATGCGCGAGGATATCGAAAAGGCACGCAAGTCGATGGAGGACATCGTCACCCAGTTGCAACAACTGCAATCGCAGAAAAGCCAGGGCAAGGCACTTGTACTCACTCCTGAGCAGGAGGAAAAAATCCGCGAACTCCAAGCACAACAAGTCAAGCTGCGCCGTGAATTACGCGATAAACAAAAGGGCCTCCAGGCCAAAAAAGACCAACTCTATTCCAAAATCCGTTGGATGACCGTTGGCATCACCCCCGCCTTCGTCGCCCTCAGCGGACTCTTTGTCTGGCTCGTCCGCCGCCGCACGACCCGCGTCGCGTAG